The nucleotide sequence atatgggcgcagaagttacgaagaacttatttaattgttgttgtgatgcccTGTAtcattttagttatggtttattgtaccctcgcctttatcttgatatattctgtaagagggataggaaattgtattggattatgcttgtaataatatttatatatatatatatatatatgtatgtatgtactctttatgagtttctgtaagttgtatggatgtacgttgtatatcaaaagtatttttgggagcggtattgcggtttaaagtttcaaacaggctcatattttagtattaaatagtataaaagtcgtcgtaatgtccgagctatcagagtagcgcagccggaagtgtgagctttggtagttagggtgttacattatggtatcagagcagttcttcctgtagagcctgaggaatggactgactatgcttcggtTGCatgctctgagcgtttgtcatgtattaggtcttgtcgaaagacgagaattagagctttatgcacatgacagtCTATTGATTAACACTGTTAGTCTTGcgttgcataattcctgatattaagtttggccggcttaatactagtgaattatgtatatgaaagcactgatgggttatcatagatgatatacgagtttcgaGTAAAGCGAATTGCGGGCTTTGGGGGAACGTTAGAAActttttctcgaggctattcagttgtgtgtcttgaattctgttcgagtcaacctgttcttttatatcctaacttgaagttcttgtttggtactcctcttgaaaagtaatttgatgtttccactctattcttctattcatatgcattcttgaatgatcttaagtgcatatgcttgtttaGAATCCTTGATGCATCtgtcttcctctgtttgagttcttcttgattcaagtattctttgatatagtcttgaacttgtcttaatgtgctgtgacttttaactctgggttccgagttcattcttagagaacttgttgattcagttttcctcttatttgacagtgattacagctaattttgggatttttataaaaattgctgttgactagatatacacttatctatatgtggaactttgaagatttcttatacagtttaacaactatttatttcaaATGTCTCGTCTGTACCTTTACTGGTTTATAGAACTGCACCTACTTAAAATAcaaattgactttctagtaactTTACTAtggttccaatgcacatcttcatttgattatgtatttgggtatttttttcaaaattttgaaaaggaaggatttaccacttttgtctcggttgagtttcgtttgataaactttacttaattcattttgatttgagtttgattgaGCATGCTACATGGTTTGTGCCATGgttgttcttttgaaagtgttggactcatagctttcttcttatgaaagGATTGgtttcttcttaagcttttcatctctatgaatgtcatacttgACTTTATTTTTGACTAATCTTTTACATtttgtgaacattaccattgatcttggtttgtcctctcttgtgaatctcatcctaATGAGGGTCAGTTTAATTCGTTTCAagttagtgcattgtttattctcccattatttctacaagagtttttagtcaaagatttatcattgagaaattataaatgattgagttgtcttttctatgactttttgtattcttttggatcaattgagaGCCTATTTGAtgtctcatgcctagtggatcttgtttgaactatttaagatcctttcttgtaaggcttgactcctttttagcacatcttaaacttcttgaatgctcttctgagatggtgatttcaagtgtacttttggagtcttgttttgaactttcaaggaagttttgaattctctttgaagaaattctaaacggaatttattttctgttgcttgattgagattgaaaccattgcccaattttgacgaaattaatttaaagttggcatgcgctattttaaatgaggttttggaaatctcccttgtttagtggaaatttGTTCGTTTGTaatgcaccacttatttcctttaccaaattgtaagcaaatttttgtCTCGGAGTTTCTTTttaaaagagtttaacttcctctttcacTCTTGCTgtgaatgttatacacgcttgtttgaatatgaactttggAAATTTCTGAACAAGAATTTGATTTCTTTTCTGAGTTTTATGATTgcctttggttaagttgtgcacctaatTACCTTTCTagaatatttgaggaaatattttagctcttagccaaacttgtgtgcactttgtttttaaaactctacatgatctacttcaacatgaaattgtattgaagcaAAGCCACGTTattgcttttgttactctcttgaagaatgtttatTACTTGACTTTCTTCCAAACTGCGAAATGAtttttccgcaagttttcgattcttttatgaacaaagtattcggaagtattttaatcgtgctcttgagttctgtgagctttgtcttgggtttgaaatattctcttctgtaaacctcatacttcATCGACTCAGTTTGAGTTTGTCTCGAGctgatgcgctggttttcttcttgttgatcctattgaacttctttgatccaagggttatctttgaagttgtcaattgatttatttctagcaaacttcattgcctGCGCGTCTTTGTTTGTCTGGAAGTTGGATACATTCcctcaaatctatgagtattacctttgacaattgtctctccattctaaatctggtatccttctgagtagactcgagaattgttttgatatcacgtacGACTGGTAGATGTAGtgacgcgatgcgttagttctttgagacgtgatatgtgtatatggaagctggagcggtaggtgtgcaacgttatgagttgtggATGTTTTGTTCCTTGTGAACGGGTTTGCGGAAGTTAGGCCTATGATTGGCTATGAGGTTATAAATGATTGGTGGAGTTGGGAAATTGAAGTTCTGAAGTGGGAACGAGAATTGTCAGCGAACGTTATGCCGTTGTTTAAATACCAACATGCCTTGCAGCCTCTTACCACACTAATTACCACTTTGCTTTGTGAACGCCTATTAAAGGGGAGGCTGAGTCGGGAAAGGgtagaagagagggagaggggGACTAAGCTGCGGTGAAGAGGGGAAGGAGGAGCGTCGCCGCCAGTCACCGTCGCAAGGCTCTGTTGCATCCTCACCGCGCTTAGGTGTTGTCGAAGCCACACCTGCTGCCGCTGCTACTAGGGTCTGCCGCCGTCCTGTCCCTGGAGCCTGAGCCGCGCATCTGTCACCGAACCAGAGGAGTTCATCCTTGATGAGTCGCCGCCATCTTGCCTCTGCCGGCGAGCACGAAGAGAGAGGGAGACGGGAGTTTGCACAGCAGTGAGAGGGAGAGCGCGACAGGGGAGACCATCGCCGCCTGGGTTGCCGTCGCCGGGCCTCCTTGTCGTCGCCAGTTCTGCTTGTTCTGTCGCCGAAAAACTCGTCGCTGTGGGGGTCTCACTGCCGCCGTCCTTGTTGTGGCTGGTGTCGTCACCGCGGAAGCCACCTGCGTCACCACTGGAGGAAGGGAGATCTGCACCGTTGCTACGGTTTATGCCGCCGGAATTGCTCTGCCGCTGCCAGAATTTCTGGTCGCTGCCGTTCTGGTGAGCCTGCCCTGTTTCTGGTTCTTAGTTTCGCCAAttcaatttgtttgaagctgTCACTGAAACTATTGTGTTTAATAAAGGGGCTGTCATATGTTACGTTGTCGCTGCCGGAGGACCTGTGGCTCTGCATTTCCGACCGCTGGTGGTGGCACGGGTGTTGCTGGAAACACCATCGGAACTGCCGCTACTCGGTGTAGTTGTTCTTCCCTTGTTGCGGTAAGCAGGCTCATTTCGAAAAGCCCTTTTTAGTCAGTATTTTTGTTTCGAAAGCCCTGCATTAGTGTTCAATTTCGTGTAATAAAGTGTTTATGATGTTGACGGTTCTAGGGATTAGAATCCGAGTTTACTTGTGGCGTTGAGGTTGTTTCTTCTATTGAGGAAAACAAGCGGAGCTGAGgatttggttgccgtcagttcgggttgtgtggggaaaaaataactgatcatgatatgttggagaaaactttctcaaccttccatgcctcgaatgtgctcctgcagcagcagtatcgagagaaagggtttaagaaatattctgagttaatttcttgccttcttgttgccgaacgcaacaatgagttgttattgaaaaatcatgaagcgcgcccagctagcgccgccccatttcctgaagtaaatgcgggaaatcattaccccagaagaggtaaatggcaagcttttaataacaaaaaaaattatggaaggaaaaagaattatattcaaaagagaggatctcaccagaagtgggacaaAGAAAGGAATATCGGGCAGAATAAATTAACTGTGGAGAAGTGTTTCcgctgtggtggaaagggccattggtcacgtacctgtcgtaccccaaggcacctagtcgatctttaccaggcatctttgaaaaagaacgacaaaggaaaggaaacaaattttgtttcaaatgatgctaagaactccaccactcattatgatgtatctgatttctttgaggatcctgaaggaaatattggtcatttgatcaatgatggaatagtttaatatgtgggattgtgaagtatatatgtaaataaataatgtaaagaacttattgttaagttttattttctatgtatttaagtttcaaatgtgatgtacataaataatgaaatattaatatttatgaattttgaaattattaattgtgtcaaattttaaaataaaatttcagtatatgacattattttatgtacagtgtttcttagaaaaataattctgatcaagtattcaatttaactgtgcatactactcatttaattattatttgtttttgaagagaatggcaaggatatgtaatgaagatgtatgccttgcagatagtgcaagttcacacactattctcaaaagtgatatatattttacccatcttgtgccaaaagaggaatatgttaacaccattattggctcaggcaatgtgatagaaggctccggaagagctataattttgtttcctggaggaacaaaatttataataaataacgCACTgttatctaccaagtctcgaagaaacttgttgagctttaaagattgtaagacccagaatctttgaaaagtcttattatgatcaagtctcaaatcctacagttatttatagccttaatttcagaaattatttttttaaacataattaaggaaaattttgatttattggatttgagatgaGATATGAtctttatccaattttataattattggaatattttctatatttaaattataaagttgtgagttatgaaataataaggattttatatgatttggattaggtaagtaatattttaaatattactattgctattttggaaaaatgaagaaattaaggatattatttctaattatttgatttgggcattttattgaaagtaatttgtaaaaatagAGGAGCAAAtaaatttatcatgggggttgaagttggtttttgcctaagtaaaggaaacggctttgaaagaagtaaatgattacatgactcggtttggcttagatcttattttattactcaattcgaaaagccaaggttttaatgattttaaatgaatttggcaaaatgagttatgttattctcccctaaggacttgggactctgccaaggaacgtttgttataaaatcccattgttggatgggtgattttgaatatctcaaagaggcttttaacttaccatgattatggaagttttggaaTGAGGATGctgagagtggcattgttttaaAAGGgaaatttaccttgagtaaaaattggcttatgaataataatcataacttatctcaagttcaataaatcaaaacttgccttaattatctttaataaaataatctctgaaattaaggttataaataactatatgatttgagacttgatcataataagacttttcaaagattctgggccTTACAGTAATAATAACAGTTCAATAATCTTCAATAATGTTTACTACTCATCATCAGTAATAAACTCATTCTTCAGAATGGCATGAATTAGAACTTACAGCCGAAATGTTCAGTAGAAATTAAAGTTATGGTCTttaaatcacaaaagaaattccgtcctcaaaaattgaaaacaataagAAAGTTGATATTAAATGGGAAAGGAAGGGTTATCGGGGTTTACACACTCAAAGGCTGCTTCCCCTGCTAGCGCAGAGACGGCATCACGGCTTCGGCAACGGCGGCTGGGCGGCGGCGGAGCCTCGGCGACAACGGTTTCATCCTTCACAGCACGGTTTCTCTGTCACGGTGTCTCCTCTCTCAACGGTGCTCTCTCTCCTGGCGAGGCAAGACGGAGGCGAAACGGGAAGCTCCTTACATGCGGCAGTCCGACGGCTTGAACAGCGATGATGGTGGCTCGGCGCGACGACGACTCCTCCGACATCGGGCTCATGGTAGGCGCGATCCTGTCCCTGGAGCCTGAGCCGCGCATCTGTCACcgaaccagaggagctcatccttGCTGAGTCGCCGCCATCTTGCCTCTGCCGGCGAGCACGAAGAGAGAGGGAGACGGGAGTTTGCACAGCAGTGAGAGGGAGAGCGCGACAGGGGAGACCATCGCCACCTGGGTCGCCGTCGCCGTTTCACAGCACGGTTTCTCTGTCACGGTGTCTCCTCTCTCAACGGTGCTCTCTCTCCTGGCGAGGCAAGACGGAGGCGAAACGGGAAGCTCCTTACATGCGGCAGTCCGACGGCTTGAACAGCGATGATGGTGGCTCGGCGCGACGACGACTCCTCCGACATCGGGCTCATGGTAGGCGCGACGCTCTCTCTCTCCTTGGCCCTTGCTCGACGGTGCCCTCTCTCCTCTGGGTGTGACACGACGGTGCGGCGGCAGTGATGCCCGCCGGTGTCGTCCTCCCCTCCTTCctcctctccttctcttcttcctctttttcagTTTTCCTTGTTtctgtttttctttctctttcttttttttctttttgctgggCAAGTGTTTTGGAAAGGGGGAGGGATGGCGGCTAGGTTTAGGGGGTGCGGTGAGAGAGAGTTATATTAGGGTNNNNNNNNNNNNNNNNNNNNNNNNNNNNNNNNNNNNNNNNNNNNNNNNNNNNNNNNNNNNNNNNNNNNNNNNNNNNNNNNNNNNNNNNNNNNNNNNNNNNNNNNNNNNNNNNNNNNNNNNNNNNNNNNNNNNNNNNNNNNNNNNNNNNNNNNNNNNNNNNNNNNNNNNNNNNNNNNNNNNNNNNNNNNNNNNNNNNNNNNNNNNNNNNNNNNNNNNNNNNNNNNNNNNNNNNNNNNNNNNNNNNNNNNNNNNNNNNNNNNNNNNNNNNNNNNNNNNNNNNNNNNNNNNNNNNNNNNNNNNNNNNNNNNNNNNNNNNNNNNNNNNNNNNNNNNNNNNNNNNNNNNNNNNNNNNNNNNNNNNNNNNNNNNNNNNNNNNNNNNNNNNNNNNNNNNNNNNNNNNNNNNNNNNNNNNNNNNNNNNNNNNNNNNNNNNNNNNNNNNNNNNNNNNNNNNNNNNNNNNNNNNNNNNNNNNNNNNNNNNNNNNNNNNNNNNNNNNNNNNNNNNNNNNNNNNNNNNNNNNNNNNNNNNNNNNNNNNNNNNNNNNNNNNNNNNNNNNNNNNNNNNNNNNNNNNNNNNNNNNNNNNNNNNNNNNNNNNNNNNNNNNNNNNNNNNNNNNNNNNNNNNNNNNNNNNNNNNNNNNNNNNNNNNNNNNNNNNNNNNNNNNNNNNNNNNNNNNNNNNNNNNNNNNNNNNNNNNNNNNNNNNNNNNNNNNNNNNNNNNNNNNNNNNNNNNNNNNNNNNNNNNNNNNNNNNNNNNNNNNNNNNNNNNNNNNNNNNNNNNNNNNNNNNNNNNNNNNNNNNNNNNNNNNNNNNNNNNNNNNNNNNNNNNNNNNNNNNNNNNNNNNNNNNNNNNNNNNNNNNNNNNNNNNNNNNNNNNNNNNNNNNNNNNNNNNNNNNNNNNNNNNNNNNNNNNNNNNNNNNNNNNNNNNNNNNNNNNNNNNNNNNNNNNNNNNNNNNNNNNNNNNNNNNNNNNNNNNNNNNNNNNNNNNNNNNNNNNNNNNNNNNNNNNNNNNNNNNNNNNNNNNNNNNNNNNNNNNNNNNNNNNNNNNNNNNNNNNNNNNNNNNNNNNNNNNNNNNNNNNNNNNNNNNNNNNNNNNNNNNNNNNNNNNNNNNNNNNNNNNNNNNNNNNNNNNNNNNNNNNNNNNNNNNNNNNNNNNNNNNNNNNNNNNNNNNNNNNNNNNNNNNNNNNNNNNNNNNNNNNNNNNNNNNNNNNNNNNNNNNNNNNNNNNNNNNNNNNNNNNNNNNNNNNNNNNNNNNNNNNNNNNNNNNNNNNNNNNNNNNNNNNNNNNNNNNNNNNNNNNNNNNNNNNNNNNNNNNNNNNNNNNNNNNNNNNNNNNNNNNNNNNNNNNNNNgtggccgggcactgtgaaaggcccggatgagctcgcccccgtaaatattcaccagtgagggtgatggatatggatcatgattatgatcaagttt is from Arachis ipaensis cultivar K30076 chromosome B01, Araip1.1, whole genome shotgun sequence and encodes:
- the LOC110265655 gene encoding uncharacterized protein LOC110265655, whose amino-acid sequence is MIGYEVINDWWSWEIEVLKWERELSANGLPPSCPWSLSRASVTEPEEFILDESPPSCLCRRARRERETGVCTAVRGRARQGRPSPPGLPSPGLLVVASSACSVAEKLVAVGVSLPPSLLWLVSSPRKPPASPLEEGRSAPLLRFMPPELLCRCQNFWSLPFWGCHMLRCRCRRTCGSAFPTAGGGTGVAGNTIGTAATRCSCSSLVAGLESEFTCGVEVVSSIEENKRS